The proteins below come from a single Xenopus tropicalis strain Nigerian chromosome 9, UCB_Xtro_10.0, whole genome shotgun sequence genomic window:
- the LOC116407655 gene encoding uncharacterized protein LOC116407655, producing MDRELKEIEGIYNEQLEELREAWIDSLTHLEDRIDDILGVVDNMQALILEVKEKETPKDELTDESYETAMGSSSSSENTAEELPKSSEGSDISEGEEEEGSRSSERSEEGRMETSEGAEEKNTAKRVSFAENLCTLYEIPQRKHKKEGKFLRFFRRIFRKKSKKGGKKANTENCDESGQRTDDMVKGSTTKRDVHFDANLCTDGTRQWKSTMLDHDEDLLQND from the exons ATGGATCGAGAATTGAAAG AAATAGAAGGAATCTACAATGAGCAGCTAGAGGAGCTCCGGGAAGCCTGGATCGACTCGCTGACTCATTTAGAG GACAGAATTGATGACATATTAGGGGTTGTAGACAATATGCAGGCCCTGATATTGGAAGTGAAAGAGAAAGAAACACCAAAGGACGAACTCACTGATGAGAGCTACGAAACTGCTATGGGGAGCTCCTCAAGCAGtgaaaacactgcagaagagctaCCTAAAAGCAGCGAGGGCTCTGATATCAGTGAGGGAGAAGAAGAGGAAGGATCAAGGAGCAGTGAGAGAAGCGAGGAAGGAAGAATGGAGACCAGTGAAGGTGCAGAGGAGAAAAACACTGCAAAGCGAGTCAGCTTTGCAGAAAATCTCTGCACTTTATATGAGATCCCACAAAGGAAGcacaaaaaagaaggcaaatttcTAAGATTCTTTAGAAGAATCTTTAGAAAGAAATCTAAGAAAGGTGGGAAGAAAGCAAACACAGAAAACTGTGATGAAAGTGGACAACGCACAGATGACATGGTAAAAGGGTCCACAACCAAAAGAGATGTGCACTTTGATGCAAATCTCTGTACTGATGGGACCCGGCAGTGGAAGAGCACAATGCTTGACCATGATGAAGATCTGCTGCAAAATGATTAA